In Lewinellaceae bacterium, a single window of DNA contains:
- a CDS encoding aldo/keto reductase, whose product MEYRRFGNTGLEVSVVGFGAWAIGGPAMAGDMPIGWGDVTDKQSVRALEHAFERGINFFDTADLYGYGHSEELIGKTFGNRDDVIIATKLGQRLGKDDNIYLDYSGDYVMEACEASLRRLRRDTIDFYQLHAARMPHLEDGQCIEAMEKLLEQGKIRYWGLSINTFAPAPEAEFLLERQLGQGFQLVLNLINQRAVPVMKRAAEMGYGIIARMPLQFGLLTGKFSRDTRFEKSDHRSFRLTPPILRASLDALEPAWPIAEKYGLSKTELAMSFITSFKEVSTVIPGIKTAEQAERNTSGLAQLEKEEHEFLQQLFEDNFEPLMAMMQKAG is encoded by the coding sequence ATGGAATACCGGCGTTTTGGAAATACTGGACTGGAAGTAAGCGTAGTTGGTTTTGGCGCCTGGGCCATCGGGGGCCCGGCGATGGCGGGAGATATGCCTATCGGATGGGGCGATGTCACCGACAAGCAATCTGTGCGCGCATTGGAACATGCCTTTGAACGGGGCATCAACTTTTTCGACACGGCCGACCTCTACGGTTACGGCCATTCGGAGGAGCTCATCGGCAAGACTTTCGGCAACCGCGACGATGTGATCATCGCCACCAAGCTGGGCCAGCGCCTCGGCAAGGACGACAACATCTACCTCGATTATTCCGGCGACTATGTCATGGAAGCCTGCGAGGCCAGCCTCCGCCGGTTGCGCCGCGATACTATCGACTTCTACCAACTGCATGCCGCCCGCATGCCTCACCTGGAGGATGGCCAGTGCATCGAAGCGATGGAAAAATTGCTCGAACAGGGAAAAATCCGCTACTGGGGGCTGTCCATCAACACTTTCGCCCCGGCGCCAGAAGCGGAATTCCTCCTGGAACGGCAGCTCGGCCAGGGCTTCCAGCTCGTCCTCAACCTGATCAACCAGCGGGCAGTACCGGTGATGAAAAGAGCGGCGGAAATGGGCTATGGCATCATCGCCCGCATGCCCCTGCAGTTTGGCTTGCTGACCGGCAAATTCAGCCGGGATACCCGCTTCGAAAAGAGCGACCACCGTTCCTTCCGGCTGACGCCGCCCATCCTGCGGGCCTCCCTCGATGCTCTGGAGCCGGCCTGGCCCATTGCTGAAAAGTATGGCCTTTCCAAAACAGAGCTGGCGATGAGTTTCATCACCAGTTTCAAGGAGGTATCTACGGTCATCCCCGGCATCAAGACGGCAGAGCAGGCCGAACGGAATACTTCGGGCCTGGCGCAGTTGGAAAAGGAGGAACACGAGTTTTTGCAGCAGTTGTTCGAAGATAACTTCGAGCCGCTGATGGCGATGATGCAAAAGGCGGGGTGA